One region of Gossypium raimondii isolate GPD5lz chromosome 6, ASM2569854v1, whole genome shotgun sequence genomic DNA includes:
- the LOC105774504 gene encoding uncharacterized protein LOC105774504: MQIKIQSKSSTMSSFCSAMAMTMTIVFFFLFLQQTPLMAVAAKLEEDHFIIKNKPTLYEFSSRDEMVHLAGYGEEKLSTVLVTGTVLCEACHQRRRRDPQPELRSWPISGALVSVKCETPCKTKSGTTPATTDEYGDFMIDLPSHLHGVADLQKICTVKVIGIPKESMCRPAFVKKHEHLRLSSVGNGIRTYTAGRIRFQDIMSKPSKSCITRATNTNKQIAS; the protein is encoded by the exons ATGCAGATCAAAATTCAGAGTAAAAGTTCGACGATGAGCAGCTTTTGCTCGGCGATGGCAATGACGATGACGatcgtcttcttcttcttgttcctTCAGCAAACTCCATTAATGGCGGTGGCGGCGAAACTCGAAGAAGATCATTTCATCATTAAGAATAAGCCAACGCTGTACGAGTTTTCAAGCAGAGATGAGATGGTGCATTTGGCAGGATACGGCGAAGAGAAGCTCTCGACCGTTCTCGTCACCGGAACTGTTCTTTGTGAAGCTTGCCACCAACGCCGCCGCCGCGATCCACAACCTGAACTTCGTTCATGGCCTATATCAG GGGCTTTGGTGTCTGTTAAATGTGAAACTCCTTGTAAGACCAAATCAGGTACAACACCAGCTACAACCGATGAATACGGAGATTTCATGATCGATCTTCCATCCCACCTTCACGGAGTTGCCGATTTGCAAAAGATATGTACCGTTAAAGTCATTGGAATACCGAAAGAGTCGATGTGCCGACCGGCGTTCGTGAAGAAACACGAGCACCTGAGACTTTCATCGGTCGGGAACGGAATTCGTACCTACACGGCTGGAAGGATTCGGTTCCAAGACATCATGTCTAAACCTTCAAAATCATGCATCACAAGGGCTACCAATACCAATAAACAAATAGCGTCTTGA
- the LOC105772593 gene encoding nudix hydrolase 2: MLRRPAALLSFSITARNLWSLLGFRFAPKLASCTTLQLSSSSTASYRTRTRFRAMSTSVNSTPVNEKDEQVFQDFKLLNAVDDRYGGVIVEVREAMDSALFGSVLRASIAQWRHQGKKGVWIKLPIQHVNLVEAAVKEGFWFHHAEPNYLMLCYWIPEGTHTLPANASHRIGIGAFVMNEKREVLVVQESTGRFRGTGVWKFPTGVVNEGEDICAAAVREVKEETAVDTKFIEILAFRQSHKAFFDKSDIFFLCLLEPLSSEVQKQETELEAAKWMPFEEYEAQPFVQKHELLKYIVDICLAKKDRNYSGFSPVPTTSVFSDEKNYMYFNTTDLNGQ, from the exons ATGTTGAGAAGACCCGCAGCATTGCTAAGCTTTTCAATCACAGCCAGAAATCTTTGGTCTTTATTGGGATTCCGATTTGCCCCAAAGTTGGCCTCTTGTACGACACTTCAACTGTCTTCATCTTCAACTG CTAGCTATAGAACCAGAACCAGATTCAGGGCCATGTCAACATCAGTGAATTCAACGCCCgtaaatgaaaaagatgaacaagtatttcaagattttaaattacttaatgCAGTCGATGATAGATATGGAGGAGTAATTGTTGAAGTGAGAGAAGCTATGGATTCTGCCCTCTTTGGTTCAGTGCTTAGAGCTTCAATAGCACAGTGGCGACACCAG GGTAAAAAGGGTGTGTGGATCAAATTGCCTATTCAGCATGTCAATCTTGTTGAAGCTGCTGTCAAG GAAGGATTTTGGTTTCACCATGCTGAGCCAAATTACTTGATGCTTTGTTATTGGATTCCTGAAGGTACACATACTCTTCCTGCAAATGCTTCACACCGGATAGGCATCGGTGCATTTGTCATGAACGAAAAGAGAGAG GTTTTAGTGGTTCAAGAGAGCACTGGACGGTTTCGAGGTACGGGTGTGTGGAAGTTCCCTACAGGAGTTGTGAATGAG GGAGAAGATATCTGCGCAGCTGCGGTTCGAGAAGTCAAAGAAGAGACAGCA GTTGATACCAAATTTATCGAAATACTGGCATTCAG ACAAAGTCACAAAGCATTCTTCGATAAGTCGGATATATTCTTCCTATGCCTGCTCGAGCCACTTTCTTCAGAAGTTCAGAAGCAGGAAACCGAGTTAGAGGCAGCCAAG TGGATGCCATTTGAAGAATACGAGGCGCAGCCATTCGTCCAGAAACACGAACTCTTGAAATACATTGTTGATATATGCTTGGCAAAGAAAGATAGAAACTATTCCGGGTTTTCTCCGGTGCCTACCACATCGGTATTCTCAGACGAAAAGAACTACATGTACTTCAACACTACTGACCTCAATGGGCAGTAA